In Papaver somniferum cultivar HN1 chromosome 1, ASM357369v1, whole genome shotgun sequence, a genomic segment contains:
- the LOC113350893 gene encoding uncharacterized protein LOC113350893, producing the protein MKPPSNTKELQAFIGQISYIRRFVPGLAQLMTALLPLLKKNTPFVWGEVQRAAFEKLKQCLVSPKILRPPIQGIPLYLYTTFTGSAIGAVLAQDMGGNELSPIYYVSRVIRDADLRYPHLEQACLAFIYATQKLRPYLLTHETIVVAAENPIAYLASKPFLTGRTARWLLQLSEFELKYQRLNAVRGQAIADLVAMFTGEGDDEVHEYVPGEVEAADVEKPWTMFFDGLSYGTVGGAGVVFEAPRGEFISYSFKLDFPCSNNVAEYEVLILGLRMAKEINLGSIEVKGDSRLVTNQVNGDFHLKEPHLAPYRAEAQRLTSQTGLTLDHTGRGGNKHADALATLASKVQLNGEEEGTVTIKRKDMPSTWKENMSFEEADDWRRVYIEDLTRMDEERVIPVQALKQFVMIRGALYYRAAGGSLARCVNKREAEKLLQELHAETCRQTGVVHLYRKLQRMGVYWPSMSAQASALQDNCVDCQAPPQPAKVCTVEKTDWRQPYVDFIQHRRLPSDKQAALKIQKKAARFFIHEGVLYRISYGNAALRVCQNMKR; encoded by the coding sequence ATGAAGCCACCATCAAATACAAAAGAACTGCAAGCTTTCATAGGACAGATATCGTACATAAGGCGCTTCGTACCTGGTCTGGCGCAGTTAATGACGGCGCTCCTCCCACTACTAAAGAAAAATACCCCGTTTGTGTGGGGAGAAGTTCAGCGCGCTGCGTTCGAAAAACTAAAACAATGCCTTGTAAGCCCCAAAATCCTGAGACCCCCGATACAAGGAATCCCCCTCTACCTTTACACGACATTCACCGGTTCGGCGATAGGCGCAGTCCTGGCACAAGACATGGGAGGAAATGAACTATCACCTATTTACTATGTCAGCCGAGTCATACGGGATGCAGATTTGAGGTACCCGCACCTAGAACAAGCATGCCTAGCCTTCATATACGCAACGCAAAAGCTACGACCTTATCTTTTGACGCACGAAACTATCGTGGTGGCAGCGGAAAACCCCATAGCCTACTTGGCTTCAAAGCCCTTCCTAACGGGGAGAACTGCCCGTTGGTTGCTACAACTGTCGGAGTTCGAGCTTAAGTATCAACGCCTGAACGCGGTGCGAGGACAAGCGATAGCTGATCTCGTAGCTATGTTTACaggagaaggagatgatgaagtaCATGAGTACGTACCTGGGGAAGTGGAGGCTGCAGACGTTGAAAAACCTTGGACTatgttctttgatgggttatCATATGGCACCGTTGGAGGAGCCGGAGTAGTATTCGAAGCGCCACGAGGAGAGTTTATCTCATACTCATTTAAGCTGGACTTCCCCTGTAGCAACAATGTCGCAGAATACGAAGTGCTGATCTTGGGACTTCGAATGGCAAAGGAGATCAACCTGGGAAGCATAGAAGTCAAAGGCGACTCGAGACTCGTAACAAACCAGGTGAACGGCGATTTTCATCTCAAAGAACCACACCTAGCACCTTATCGGGCGGAAGCTCAAAGATTGACGAGCCAAACGGGATTAACTCTGGATCATACTGGCAGGGGCGGAAACaaacacgcggatgccctagcgaCCCTGGCAAGCAAAGTACAATTGAATGGCGAGGAAGAAGGCACGGTCACGATAAAAAGAAAGGATATGCCCAGTACTTGGAAAGAAAACATGTCTTTCGAGGAGGCGGATGATTGGAGACGGGTATATATCGAAGACCTAACCCGGATGGACGAAGAACGAGTGATACCCGTTCAAGCTCTGAAGCAATTTGTAATGATCCGGGGAGCCTTGTATTACAGGGCAGCTGGGGGATCCCTCGCGAGGTGTGTAAATAAAAGAGAGGCTGAGAAGCTACTACAAGAACTACACGCGGAAACATGCAGACAAACCGGCGTTGTCCACCTTTACAGGAAACTCCAAAGAATGGGTGTGTATTGGCCAAGCATGTCAGCTCAAGCGTCAGCGCTCCAAGACAATTGCGTTGATTGTCAGGCCCCACCGCAACCAGCGAAAGTCTGCACTGTCGAAAAAACAGATTGGAGGCAACCCTACGTTGATTTCATCCAACACAGGAGATTACCGAGTGACAAGCAGGCGGCcttaaaaatccaaaagaaagcaGCGCGTTTCTTTATACACGAGGGTGTCCTTTACCGCATAAGCTACGGTAACGCCGCGCTGCGTGTTTGTCAGAACATGAAGCGGTAG